Proteins encoded by one window of Puntigrus tetrazona isolate hp1 chromosome 25, ASM1883169v1, whole genome shotgun sequence:
- the LOC122330562 gene encoding mucin-2-like isoform X3 produces the protein MEWRTSTVCVLLLTLIGVQVDSKTVYPSNHVSNICSMWGNFHFKTFDGDVYQFPGTCEYNLVSDCQSLIRQFSVHVKRTEHSTGPKISRVAVTINDVGIELTEQQVAVNGEKVTLPVHVAGILVEENTIYTRLYSKMGISVMWNKEDAVMVELDPKYSNRTCGLCGDFNGVPVYSEFIESGRRVGYAEFGNKHRVPNPTHSCEDPFENDNEQNVVDKCEKFRADCADLLQDEKWSSCSWVLNTEPYIEACMNDICSSQPEDDDTNISALCATLSEYSRQCSHAGGNPPTWRTANFCAIKCPYNMVHSESGSPCMDTCSHKDTNALCEEHNIDGCFCPPGTVFDDISNTGCIPAEKCQCKHDRVYNTGEILRKDEEECICKEGTWICTSIPGPGLCSVEEGSHFTTFDGKEFTFHGDCNYVLSKDCKESKFIILGLIVPCFTHQTDTCLKSVVVLFDNDMKNPLIIKADGTVKHNAEISLPYMTTDFTVFMPSSFHILLQTTFGLQVQVQLVPLMQVYITLDQSFQDKTCGICGNFNKVLSDDLKTPQGVVEGTPVSFANAWKAQSNCPDRTERLDDPCSYSSDSEHFAEHWCSKMKDKESLFAKCHTTVNPDSFYKRCKYSSCTCEKSEDCLCTVFSSYAQACASKGIILQGWRDIVCKKYTENCPASQNYSYELQSCQRTCLSLASERQSCSLNFVPVDGCACPEGLYQDENGLCVPMEKCPCYHNGQKIHPGKSVTIRDEHCVCMNGKLLCRSWRTQILGCSSPKVFFNCSTAAPDEHGLECAKTCLQQEVDCFSVDCQSGCQCPFGLLDDGRGHCVKPDNCPCKHDGQYYAPGAEISIDCNKCTCQKGKWKCTHNKCPGICTIYGSGHYRTFDQQRFGFRGDCSYIAVQNKCGNKTGKFHVITENMPCGTTGTTCSKAVKIFLGRTLLQLSDGNVIANDTGIGPQIKYTERNVGMYLVIDANIGLTILWDRKTTVRIILQPQHMGDVCGLCGNFNGNGKDDFTTQGNLPTSNVLEFVDSWKVLSNCPDAKPDFNPCLETPNRETWAKIQCSIIKDTDGPFKYCHDKVDPNPYYENCVKDSCACDTGGDCECFCTAVAAYAQACNEANVCVNWRTPEICPVYCDYYNNGTDDCTWHYNPCLTPCYKTCLNPDGICSDNSLPHLEGCYPKCPEDKPIFDEENQICVEECALTTTPEPPISTTPTPTTSTTPTTTPESTTSSTPTPTTTKTPTTTTTESTTSSTPTPTTSTTPTTTPESTTSSTPTPTTTTTPTTTTTESTTSSTPTPTTTTTPTTTTPESTTSSTPTPTTSTTPTTTPESTTSSTPTPTTTTTPTTTTTESTTSSTPTPTTTTTPTTTTPEPITSSTSTVTPTPCIICWWSDWFNVHNPAVGGDDLETYENIAGSGNEICEEPVDIECRAVGQPGMSFEDYINHSKQVAHCNVSYGLLCKKEQQNYRPYKCVDYEIRVYCCFPCSSTTSSTPTPTTTTKPTTTTTETTTSSTPTSTTTTKPTTTTPESTTSSGLTPTTTTTPTTTTTTTETTTSSTPTPTTPESTSSPTPTTSSTPTPTTTTTPTTTTIETTPSSTPTPTASTTSTTTTESTTSSTPTPTTTTKPTTTTPESTTSSTPTPTTTTTPESTTSSTPTPTPTTTTTMPTTTTPESTTSSTPTPTTTTTPESTTSSTPTPTTTTKPTTTTPESTTSSTPTPTTTTTPTTTPESTTSSTPTPTPTTTTTETTTSSTPTPTTTTTPTTTTPEPITSSTSTVTPTPCIICWWSDWFNVHNPAVGGDDLETYENIAGSGNEICEEPVDIECRAVGQPGMSFEDYINHSKQVAHCNVSYGLLCKKEQQNYRPYKCVDYEIRVYCCFPCSSTTSSTTTPTTTPISESISSSTRTPTTTTKSTTTTPESTTSPTPTTSSTPTSTTTTTPTTTATETTTSSTPTPTTTTMSTTTTEPPISSTPTPTTTTKPTTTTPESTTSSTPTPTTTTTPTTTTTTETTTSSTPTPTTTTMPTTTTPEPPISTTPTPTTSTTSTTTPESTTSSTPTPTTTTKPTTTTTPEPPISTTPTPTTSTTSTTTPESTTSSTPTPTTTTKPTTTTTPEPPISTTPTPTTSTTPTTTPESTTSSTTTPTTTTKPTTTTTPEPPISTTPTPTTSTTSFTTTESTTSSTPTPTTTTKPTTTTTPEPPISTTPTPTTSTTPTTTTPESTTSSTPTPPTTTTPTTTTPESTTSSTPTPTTTTMPTTTTPEPPISTTPTPTSSTTSTTTPESTTSPTPTPTTTTTPTTTTTETTTSSTPTTTTTTMPTTTTPESTTSSTPTPTTTTTPTTTTTETTTSSTPTTTTTTMPTTTTPESTTSSTPTPTTTTKPTTTTPEPKIPSTSTPTTSTTSTTTTPVPTTTTTPIPTTTPFSVATGSTKTITSGPQVIETTTSGVPTPTPTPRYDCPEWDKNVNETFYLCDCLMARCIEDNKIEIIPFECPPIQNITCENGKKPVLVYDEYGCCQYYACDCFCEGWGDPHYITFDGHFYSYQGNCTYVLMEEIKPHFYLKIYIDSVYCDPIEHVSCPRSIIVSYNHLVITLTNHNLIGGAELEAFANNIKIQQLPYTRNGVRIVSSGLDLILSIPILGVNITFGATGFGVNLPFQLFGNNTQGHCGTCNNNKADDCMIPGGILVDDCAVMADYWPASGVNGEICTPPTALPTAGGNKPTSKPCQVQPECNLLDSEVFKACHSHLSPQNFIFACEYDSCHMSNPGVVCTSLQTYARACSQLGVCIHWRNYTNLCNIECPEDKVFNPCGPAEPPTCADISGQNTIKVPTEGCFCPEGSLLFNKDSGVCVNKCGCLDASGTPREFDEIFEYNCEECICDKTSKSVICKPKKCPDVIPVSCTEPGFVLVNVTDPSDPCCNKQACHCNANMCPPVKTKCAVGYEPIPEVPEGKCCQEIKCEPKKVCVHKNVEYEPGTKVPIVDCQECSCTWDVDPKTQFFKIKCEFVQCNEKCDPGYEYIETNANDCCGKCVQTHCIINIDGVDHILKEGESLPTTNLGCDRTTCSKVNGQFITNKYTVRCPPFNVSNCQPGTVQLSSDGCCPVCVDQMKGCQVQTVRDYINHNDCQSEKKMDLTFCGGDCNSFSRYTEPGLSTCTCCQAVRASNRTVKLGCVNEQEVTYTYIHVEECACSRTNCQRAGLGHALIENSKRKRSLSLP, from the exons ATGGAGTGGAGAACATCTACAGTCTGCGTACTGCTTCTGACGCTTATCGGTGTTCAGGTTGATTCAAAGACGG TCTATCCCAGCAACCACGTCAGCAACATCTGTAGCATGTGGGGAAACTTCCACTTCAAGACGTTCGATGGAGACGTGTATCAGTTCCCAGGCACATGCGAGTATAACCTGGTTTCAGACTGCCAAAGCCTCATTCGCCAGTTCTCCGTTCACGTGAAGAGAACGGAACACAGCACTGGCCCAAAGATCAGCAGAGTCGCTGTTACCATCAATGACGTTGGCATTGAGTTGACCGAGCAACAGGTCGCAGTCAATGGAGAAAA AGTAACGCTGCCCGTGCACGTCGCAGGAATCCTTGTAGAAGAGAACACAATTTACACCAGACTCTATTCCAAAATGGGCATCAGTGTCATGTGGAACAAAGAGGATGCCGTTATG GTTGAACTAGACCCCAAATATTCCAACCGGACTTGTGGACTTTGTGGCGATTTCAATGGAGTTCCAGTTTATAGTGAGTTCATTGAATCTG GACGGAGGGTTGGCTACGCTGAGTTTGGCAATAAGCACAGAGTTCCCAACCCAACACACAGCTGTGAAGATCCTTTTGAAAACGACAATGAACAAAATGTGGTGGACAAGTGTGAAAAATTT CGGGCAGATTGTGCAGACCTTTTGCAGGATGAAAAGTGGTCTTCTTGTAGCTGGGTTTTGAACACAGAGCCATATATCGAGGCCTGTATGAATGATATTTGCTCAAGCCAACCTGAAGATGATGACACCAACATCTCTGCGCTCTGTGCCACTTTATCTGAATATTCACGTCAGTGCTCCCACGCTGGGGGAAATCCACCGACCTGGAGAACAGCAAACTTCTGTG CCATCAAGTGCCCCTACAATATGGTGCATTCTGAAAGCGGCTCCCCCTGCATGGACACATGctcacacaaagacacaaacgCACTGTGTGAGGAACACAACATCGATGGCTGCTTCTGCCCACCAG GAACTGTGTTTGATGACATCTCCAACACGGGCTGCATCCCAGCTGAAAAGTGTCAGTGTAAGCATGACCGCGTCTACAACACAGGAGAGATCCTACGCAAAGATGAGGAAGAATG TATATGTAAGGAGGGAACCTGGATCTGTACGAGTATTCCTGGCCCTGGCCTGTGCTCAGTAGAGGAAGGATCTCACTTCACCACCTTTGATGGGAAAGAATTCACTTTCCATGGAGACTGCAACTATGTGCTCTCAAAA gACTGCAAGGAGTCCAAGTTCATCATACTGGGTCTGATTGTTCCTTGTTTTACTCATCAAACTGACACCTGTTTAAAATCTGTTGTGGTGCTGTTTGACAACGACATGAAAAAT cctCTGATTATTAAAGCTGACGGGACAGTGAAACACAATGCTGAAATTTCACTTCCATACATGACAA ctGACTTCACGGTGTTCATGCCCTCATCGTTTCACATCCTGCTTCAGACCACCTTTGGTCTGCAGGTGCAGGTACAGCTGGTGCCTCTTATGCAGGTCTACATCACTTTGGACCAGAGCTTCCAGGACAAGACTTGTG GCATCTGTGGAAATTTTAACAAAGTGTTGTCAGATGATCTGAAGACCCCTCAGGGAGTGGTTGAAGGTACACCGGTTTCCTTCGCAAATGCCTGGAAGGCCCAGTCCAACTGCCCCGACCGTACTGAGAGACTGGACGACCCCTGTTCCTACAGCAGTGACAGCG aGCACTTTGCCGAGCACTGGTGTTCCAAGATGAAGGACAAGGAGAGCCTCTTTGCCAAATGTCACACCACTGTCAATCCAGACAGCTTCTACAAA AGATGCAAATACTCCAGCTGTACCTGTGAGAAGAGCGAGGACTGTCTGTGTACAGTCTTCTCATCATACGCTCAGGCCTGTGCCTCTAAAGGAATAATCCTCCAAGGCTGGAGAGACATTGTGTGCA AGAAGTATACAGAGAATTGCCCGGCCTCGCAGAACTACTCCTATGAGCTGCAGAGCTGTCAGCGTACCTGTCTGTCTCTCGCCTCGGAGCGGCAAAGCTGCAGCCTCAACTTTGTGCCCGTTGATGGATGCGCATGTCCAGAGGGACTCTACCAGGATGAGAATGGACTGTGTGTGCCTATGGAAAAATGCCCATGTTACCACAATGGACAGAAAATTCATCCCGGCAAGTCTGTCACCATTAGGGATGAACACTG TGTTTGCATGAATGGAAAACTTCTTTGTCGTTCCTGGAGAACTCAGATTTTGG GATGTTCCTCTCCCAAAGTTTTCTTCAACTGCAGTACAGCAGCACCAGACGAACATGGATTGGAGTGTGCAAAGACTTGTTTGCAACAGGAGGTTGACTGT TTCTCAGTGGACTGTCAGTCTGGCTGCCAGTGTCCTTTTGGTCTATTGGATGATGGCAGAGGACACTGTGTTAAACCGGACAACTGTCCGTGTAAACATGATGGACAGTATTATGCACCAGGAGCTGAGATTTCCATAGACTGCAATAAATG CACTTGCCAAAAGGGAAAATGGAAATGCACACATAATAAGTGTCCGGGCATATGCACCATTTATGGAAGTGGACATTATAGAACTTTTGATCAACAAAGATTCGGCTTCAGGGGAGACTGCAGTTATATTGCTGTTCAG AACAAGTGTGGAAATAAAACTGGCAAATTTCACGTGATCACTGAGAATATGCCTTGTGGAACAACGGGAACCACGTGTTCAAAGGCTGTCAAGATATTTTTGGGG aggACCCTGCTGCAGCTTTCTGATGGAAATGTGATAGCCAATGATACTGGAATTGGTCCACAGATCAAGTACACTGAAAGAAATGTTGGGATGTACCTTGTCATCGATGCTAACATTGGCCTGACGATTTTGTGGGACCGCAAAACCACCGTCCGCATCATTTTGCAACCTCAACACATG GGAGACGTTTGTGGTCTGTGTGGAAATTTcaatggaaatggaaaagatGACTTTACCACTCAGGGAAATTTGCCAACCTCGAATGTTCTGGAGTTTGTGGACAGCTGGAAAGTATTAAGCAATTGCCCGGATGCAAAACCAGACTTCAACCCATGCCTTGAGACCCCCAATCGCGAGACATGGGCAAAAATACAATGTAGCATCATCAAGGACACAGATGGTCCATTCAAATACTGCCATGACAAG GTGGATCCAAACCCATATTATGAGAACTGTGTAAAGGACTCATGTGCATGTGACACAGGTGGAGATTGTGAGTGCTTCTGTACAGCTGTTGCAGCTTATGCTCAAGCCTGCAATGAGGCAAATGTTTGTGTGAACTGGAGAACCCCTGAAATCTGCC CTGTGTACTGTGACTATTACAATAATGGAACGGATGATTGCACATGGCATTACAATCCTTGCCTTACACCTTGCTACAAAACCTGTCTTAACCCTGATGGTATCTGCAGTGATAACAGTTTACCCCACCTGGAAG GATGTTATCCAAAATGTCCAGAGGATAAGCCtatttttgatgaagaaaaCCAGATCTGTGTGGAGGAATGTGCACTGACAACAACACCAGAACCTCCAATATCAACTACCCCTACACCAACAACTTCTACAACACCTACTACAACACCAGAATCTACGACATCATCTACCCCTACACCAACAACTACAAAAAcacctactacaacaacaacagaaagtaccACATCATCTACCCCTACACCAACAACTTCTACAACACCTACTACAACACCAGAATCTACGACATCATCTACCCCTACACCAACAACTACAACAAcacctactacaacaacaacagaaagtaccACATCATCTACCCCTACACCAACAACTACAACAACCCCTACTACAACAACACCAGAAAGTACCACATCATCTACCCCTACACCGACAACTTCTACAACACCTACTACAACACCAGAATCTACGACATCATCTACCCCTACACCAACAACTACAACAAcacctactacaacaacaacagaaagtaccACATCATCTACCCCTACACCAACAACTACAACAACCCCTACTACAACAACACCAGAACCTATCACATCATCAACATCAACTGTGACTCCAACACCATGCATAATATGTTGGTGGTCTGACTGGTTTAATGTGCATAATCCTGCAGTAGGAGGAGATGACTTGGAGACTTATGAAAACATTGCAGGAAGTGGAAATGAGATCTGTGAAGAGCCAGTAGATATTGAATGTAGGGCTGTGGGCCAACCTGGCATGAGCTTTGAAGATTatattaatcattcaaaacaaGTTGCCCATTGCAATGTTTCATATGGACTGTTGTGTAAGAAAGAGCAACAGAATTACCGCCCTTACAAATGTGTTGACTATGAAATACGTGTTTACTGTTGTTTCCCTTGTTCAAGTACCACATCATCTACCCCTACACCGACAACTACCACAAAGCCTACTACGACAACAACAGAAACCACCACATCATCTACTCCTACATCGACAACTACCACAAAGCCTACTACGACAACACCAGAATCTACCACATCATCTGGCCTTACACCAACAACTACAACAACgcctactacaacaacaacaacaacagaaactaCCACATCCTCTACCCCTACACCAACAACACCAGAATCTACCTCATCACCTACACCTACTACATCATCTACCCCTACACCAACAACTACCACAACGCCTACCACAACAACAATTGAAACTACCCCATCCTCTACTCCTACACCAACAGCTTCTACAACATCAACTACAACAACAGAATCTACCACATCATCTACCCCTACACCAACAACTACCACAAAGCCTACTACGACAACACCAGAATCTACCACATCATCTACCCCTACACCAACAACTACTACAACACCAGAATCTACCACATCATCTACCCCTACACCAAcacctactacaacaacaacaatgccTACTACTACAACACCAGAATCTACCACATCATCTACCCCTACACCAACAACTACTACAACACCAGAATCTACCACATCCTCTACCCCTACACCAACAACTACCACAAAGCCTACTACGACAACACCAGAATCTACCACATCATCTACCCCTACACCAACAACTACAACAACACCTACTACAACACCAGAATCTACCACATCATCTACCCCTACACCAAcacctactacaacaacaacagaaactaCCACATCCTCTACCCCTACACCAACAACTACAACAACCCCTACTACAACAACACCAGAACCTATCACATCATCAACATCAACTGTGACTCCAACACCATGCATAATATGTTGGTGGTCTGACTGGTTTAATGTGCATAATCCTGCAGTAGGAGGAGATGACTTGGAGACTTATGAAAATATTGCAGGAAGTGGAAATGAAATCTGTGAAGAGCCAGTAGATATTGAATGTAGGGCTGTGGGCCAACCTGGCATGAGCTTTGAAGATTatattaatcattcaaaacaaGTTGCCCATTGCAATGTTTCATATGGATTGTTGTGTAAGAAAGAGCAACAGAATTACCGCCCTTACAAATGTGTTGACTATGAAATACGTGTTTACTGTTGTTTCCCTTGTTCAAGTACCACGTCATCTACCACTACACCTACAACAACACCAATATCAGAATCTATCTCATCATCTACCCGTACACCAACAACTACAACAAAGTCTACTACAACAACACCAGAATCTACCACATCACCTACACCTACTACATCATCTACCCCTACATCGACAACTACCACAACACCTACTACAACAGCAACAGAAACTACCACATCCTCTACCCCTACACCAACAACTACAACAATGTCTACTACAACAACAGAACCTCCAATATCATCTACCCCTACACCAACAACTACCACAAAGCCTACTACGACAAC ACCAGAATCTACCACATCATCTACCCCTACACCAACAACTACAACAAcacctactacaacaacaacaacagaaactaCCACATCCTCTACCCCTACACCAACAACTACAACAATGcctacaacaacaacaccagAACCTCCAATATCAACTACCCCTACACCGACAACTTCTacaacatctacaacaacaccAGAATCTACCACATCATCTACCCCTACACCAACAACTACCACAAAgcctactacaacaacaacaccagAACCTCCAATATCAACTACCCCTACACCGACAACTTCTACAACATCTACTACAACACCAGAATCTACCACATCATCTACCCCTACACCAACAACTACCACAAAgcctactacaacaacaacaccagAACCTCCAATATCAACTACCCCTACACCAACAACTTCTACAACACCTACTACAACACCAGAATCTACCACATCATCTACCACTACACCAACAACTACCACAAAgcctactacaacaacaacaccagAACCTCCAATATCAACTACCCCTACACCAACAACTTCTACAACATCATTTACAACAACAGAATCTACCACATCATCTACCCCTACACCAACAACTACCACAAAgcctactacaacaacaacaccagAACCTCCAATATCAACTACCCCTACACCAACAACTTCTACAACACCTACTACAACAACACCAGAATCTACCACATCCTCTACCCCTACACCACCAACTACAACAACACCTACTACAACAACACCAGAATCTACCACATCCTCTACCCCTACACCAACAACTACAACAATGcctacaacaacaacaccagAACCTCCAATATCAACTACCCCTACACCAACATCTTCTACAACATCTACTACAACACCAGAATCTACCACATCACCTACCCCTACACCAACAACGACAACAAcacctactacaacaacaacagaaactaCCACATCCTCTACCCCTacaacaacaactacaacaatgcctacaacaacaacaccagAATCTACCACGTCATCTACCCCTACACCAACAACGACAACAAcacctactacaacaacaacagaaactaCCACATCCTCTACCCCTacaacaacaactacaacaatgcctacaacaacaacaccagAATCTACCACGTCATCTACCCCTACACCAACAACTACCACAAAGCCTACTACCACAACACCAGAACCTAAAATACCGTCTACCTCGACACCAACAACTTCTACAACATCTACTACTACAACACCAGTACCTACCACAACAACGACTCCTATACCGACAACTACTCCATTCAGTGTTGCTACTGGAAGCACAAAAACTATAACATCTGGACCACAAGTTATAGAAACAACTACATCTGGTGTTCCTACTCCTACACCAACTCCCCGCTACGACTGTCCAGAATGGgacaaaaat GTCAATGAGACCTTTTACTTGTGTGACTGTCTTATGGCGAGGTGCATAGAAGACAACAAAATCGAAATTATCCCATTTGAATGCCCTCCAATACAGAACATCACCTgtgaaaatggcaaaaaaccAGTCCTCGTCTATGATGAGTATGGCTGCTGCCAATATTACGCATGTGACT GCTTTTGTGAAGGCTGGGGTGACCCGCATTACATCACATTTGATGGACACTTTTACAGCTATCAAGGAAATTGCACTTATGTATTAATGGAGGAAATTAAgcctcatttttatttgaagattTACATCGACAGTGTCTACTGTGACCCTATTGAGCATGTATCCTGTCCAAGATCTATAATTGTGTCTTACAACCACCTAGTCATAACACTCACAAATCATAATCTCATAGGAGGAGCAGAGCTAGAG GCTTTTGCGAACAACATAAAGATTCAACAACTACCATATACACGTAATGGTGTGAGAATTGTAAGCTCAGGCCTAGACTTGATCCTGAGTATTCCAATTTTGGGTGTTAATATAACATTTGGAGCCACTGGCTTTGGTGTCAATCTGCCATTCCAGCTATTTGGAAACAACACACAAGGTCACTGTG GAACATGCAACAACAACAAGGCTGATGACTGCATGATCCCTGGAGGTATCTTGGTTGATGACTGTGCAGTGATGGCAGATTACTGGCCAGCCAGTGGCGTGAACGGTGAAATTTGCACTCCACCAACAGCATTACCTACCGCTGGGGGTAACAAACCTACATCTAAGCCATGCCAAGTTCAACCCGAATGCAACCTCCTTGATAGCGA GGTGTTCAAAGCATGCCATTCCCATCTGTCCCcccaaaacttcatttttgctTGTGAATATGACAGTTGTCATATGAGCAACCCTGGCGTGGTGTGTACCAGTCTGCAGACTTATGCTAGGGCTTGCTCTCAACTAGGAGTCTGCATACACTGGAGGAACTACACTAACCTTTGCA ATATTGAATGTCCAGAAGATAAAGTCTTCAATCCTTGTGGTCCAGCCGAGCCACCAACTTGTGCTGATAT ATCTGGACAGAACACCATTAAAGTGCCCACAGAGGGCTGCTTCTGTCCTGAGGGTTCATTGCTCTTCAACAAGGATTCAGGAGTCTGTGTCAATAAATGCG gatgCCTGGATGCCTCTGGAACACCACGTGAG TTCGATGAAATTTTCGAATACAACTGCGAGGAGTGTATATGTGATAAGACCAGCAAATCTGTGATCTGTAAGCCCAAGAAGTGTCCTGATGTGATCCCTGTGAGCTGCACTGAGCCTGGCTTTGTGCTGGTCAACGTCACCGATCCGTCAGATCCATGCTGCAACAAACAAGCTTGCC ATTGTAATGCCAACATGTGCCCACCTGTAAAAACAAAGTGTGCAGTTGGATATGAACCAATCCCGGAAGTGCCTGAAGGAAAATGCTGTCAAGAAATCAAATGCG AGCCAAAGAAAGTGTGCGtccacaaaaatgttgaatatgag CCTGGTACAAAAGTCCCCATTGTTGACTGTCAGGAATGCAGCTGTACGTGGGATGTGGATCctaaaacacagtttttcaaGATCAAATGTGAATTTGTCCAGTGCAATGAGAAATGTGATCCT GGTTATGAATATATTGAAACAAATGCTAATGACTGCTGTGGAAAGTGTGTGCAAACTCACTGCATCATCAATATCGATGGCGTTGATCATATACTGAAG gaAGGAGAGTCTTTGCCCACTACAAATCTGGGCTGTGATAGAACCACATGTAGTAAAGTTAATGGACAGTTCATCACCAACAAATACACAGTCCGGTGTCCTCCTTTCAACGTTTCCAACTGCCAGCCT GGCACCGTCCAGCTGTCATCTGATGGCTGCTGCCCTGTTT GTGTGGACCAAATGAAAGGATGTCAAGTACAGACTGTTCGTGATTACATAAATCACAACGACTGTCAGTCAGAGAAGAAAATGGACCTGACATTTTGTGGTGGAGACTGTAACAGTTTTAGCAG GTACACTGAACCTGGATTGTCTACATGTACCTGTTGCCAGGCCGTTCGTGCAAGTAATCGCACAGTGAAACTTGGCTGTGTAAACGAACAAGAAGTGACCTACACGTACATCCATGTCGAGGAGTGCGCCTGTAGCAGAACTAACTGTCAAAGAGCGGGACTAGGCCACGCACTCATTGAAAACAGCAAAAGAAAACGCAGCTTAAGTCTTCCGTGA